The Candidatus Dojkabacteria bacterium genome contains a region encoding:
- a CDS encoding Fic family protein, with amino-acid sequence MIIFNPIYALTNNVLINVRLIGILIGDLNSRLVPTQTYIRFEREARCLSSYSSTKIEGNPLPLTVVKKLIKQNPVSKKTNEIEILNYNRALKFLHKQIKSQTRLKLTTKFICDVHAIVVKSLLLREKGYRTEPVIVNDPATGHVIYYPPDHKDVVKLMDELLQFVNANVGCIDPLLLAAIFHKRFVIIHPFVDGNGRTARLITTFILAKLGLNMFNIFSFENFYNKNLSEYFGYIGVLGDYYDLKDQIDYTEWIDFFTEGIIDELTRVKTLISTGFNRLGSHLRKLLDYISEYGSISSSEYAKLSRRKRSTRINDFKKLVALGLIKRIGEKKGAYYVLANSTTAS; translated from the coding sequence TTGATCATATTTAATCCTATATATGCGTTAACTAATAATGTTTTAATAAATGTTCGACTAATCGGTATTTTGATTGGTGACTTAAACAGCAGGCTTGTTCCAACTCAAACATATATTAGGTTTGAACGTGAGGCACGGTGTTTGTCCTCATACTCGTCCACCAAGATAGAAGGAAATCCTTTGCCATTAACGGTAGTCAAAAAACTTATCAAGCAAAATCCCGTAAGTAAAAAGACCAATGAGATAGAGATTCTGAATTACAATCGAGCACTTAAGTTTTTGCATAAGCAGATCAAATCACAGACACGGCTTAAGCTTACCACCAAATTTATTTGTGATGTCCACGCAATTGTTGTCAAGTCGCTTTTGCTTAGGGAAAAGGGGTATCGTACAGAACCTGTAATTGTTAACGATCCTGCCACTGGCCATGTAATTTATTACCCACCTGATCACAAAGACGTTGTCAAGTTGATGGACGAGCTACTTCAGTTCGTAAATGCTAACGTTGGCTGTATAGATCCGTTACTGCTTGCGGCGATTTTTCATAAACGATTCGTGATTATTCATCCGTTTGTTGATGGGAATGGAAGAACGGCACGGCTTATAACAACATTTATTTTGGCAAAACTCGGGCTTAATATGTTTAACATTTTCAGCTTCGAAAATTTTTATAATAAAAATCTCTCGGAATATTTCGGATATATTGGTGTACTGGGTGACTATTACGATCTAAAGGATCAGATAGATTATACAGAATGGATAGACTTTTTTACAGAAGGAATAATTGACGAGTTAACTAGAGTTAAGACCTTGATTAGCACAGGGTTTAATCGACTTGGGTCTCATCTTAGGAAGCTTTTAGATTACATAAGCGAGTACGGTTCGATTAGCTCTTCGGAGTATGCAAAGTTGAGTAGGCGTAAGCGATCTACCAGAATTAATGATTTTAAGAAGTTGGTTGCGCTTGGCTTAATTAAGCGAATTGGTGAGAAGAAAGGCGCTTATTACGTGTTGGCCAATTCGACAACTGCTTCTTAA
- a CDS encoding GIY-YIG nuclease family protein yields MYTIYILKCADRTLYTGIAKDLPARLATHKSGKGSKYVASRLPFRLVYTEKAKDRSTASKRELEIKQLSKQEKELLVNSTS; encoded by the coding sequence ATTTACACAATCTACATACTAAAATGTGCCGATAGAACCTTGTACACAGGTATTGCCAAGGATCTTCCCGCCAGACTGGCAACTCACAAGTCAGGTAAGGGTTCAAAATATGTAGCCTCAAGGCTCCCCTTCCGCTTAGTTTACACAGAGAAAGCAAAAGATAGGTCAACGGCCAGTAAGCGGGAACTCGAAATAAAACAGCTCTCTAAGCAGGAAAAGGAGTTGCTAGTTAATTCGACTTCTTAA